Below is a genomic region from Ferribacterium limneticum.
GTCGTCCCTCGTTGCGGAAAGGTTCGCGCGTTACTGTCGGGTAGTAAATGAGCTTTTCCTTGACCCAGTCGGCGAAGTACTCATGCTCCTTCAAATCCTGCTCGATGTAGTCGTGGTAAGCCAGTTCATTGGTCCACCGGACGCCGTGGATGAGGATGACCTTGTCGAAACGCTCGTAGGTTTCCGGGTCGTGAATCAGGCTCATGAACGGTGCCAGCCCGGTGCCGGTGGCGAACATGAACAGGCGCTTGCCCGGCTTCAGGTCGCGCAACACCAGCGTGCCGGTCGGCTTCTTACTGACCAGCAACGGGTCGCCCGGCTTGAGGTGCTGCAGGCGGGAAGTCAGCGGGCCGTCCTGGACCTTGATGCTGAAGAACTCGAGATATTCCTCGTGGTTGGCGCTGGCGATGCTGTAGGCGCGGGTCAGCGGGCGGCCATCGACTTCCAGGCCGATCATCACGAATTGGCCGTTGGTGAAACGCAAGCCGGGGGCGCGCGTCGTGCGGAAGGTGAACAGACTGTCGTTCCAGTGATGGACGGAAGTGACGGTTTCGGTGGCCAGGTTGCTCATGCTGATGCTCCTTCTTGTACTGAATGGGACCGATCTTAGGCGGGATCGTTTATTGATAAAAGCGGGTAATTTGCATATCAGTAATCTAAAATACAGATATGAAAATTACCCTGCGCCAGATCGAAGTCTTTGCTGCCATTGCCCGCTTGGAAAACGTCTCGCGGGCAGCAGCGCAGCTCAACATGTCGCAATCGGCGGCCAGCACCGCCCTGCTCGAACTCGAGCGTCACTTCGATTGCCCGCTGTTCGACCGCGTCGGCAAATCGCTGCGCCTCAACGGCAGCGGGCGTGGCTTGCTGCCGCAGGCCGAGGACATGCTGGCCCGGGCCAGCGAGGTCGAGGGCTACCTGGCCGGCGGTCGTCTGGCGCCGGTCGCCGTCGGGGCGACGCTGACCATCGGCAACTATCTGGCCACACTGGTCGTCGTTGAATACCTGCAAAAGAACCCCGGCAGCCGGGTCGATCTCAGTGTCTGCAACACGCAGCAGGTGATCGAACGCCTGCGCCGCTTCGAGCTCGATCTCGGCCTGATCGAGGGCGAAGCCAGTGATTCCGATCTGATTTTCGAACCCTGGCTCGATGATGAACTGGTCGTCTTCTGCGCCCCCTCACATCCTCTGGCGGCGGCTGGTTTGGCACGGTCGACCGTGCTGGCGGCGCAAAAATGGATCGTCCGCGAACCGGGTTCGGGAACGCGCGCCCTGTTCGACCGGGCCGTGCGGGCCATCGGCGTCGATCCCGATGTCTGTCTGCAGCTTGAGCATACCGAGGCGATTAAACGCGCGGTCGAATCGGGCTTGGGCGTCGGCTGCCTGTCGCGGTTATCCCTGCGCGAAGCCTTGCGGCGTGGCAGTCTGGTCGAGATCAAGACGCCGGAACTGGCGCTACGGCGCCGCTTCCAGTTCGTCCGCCAGCGTCAGCGCCATGTCAGCACGGCGACCCGGATGTTCATTGAGGAATGTCGTCGCTTGTCGGGCGAAGCAAGCGATACGAACGAACTGACCCTGCCCTTCATCCCCTGAGCCAGACGAAAAAAAGGCGGGATCCGCAGACCCCGCCCTGATACGAGCTGGCTTAGTTACTTGCTGTCGCTCTGCAGGCCCTTAAGCAGGGCTGCCGCATCAGCGTCTTCGTTGCCTTCCTTCTTCTCGTCGGGTTCCTCGTCGCTCTGTTTCATGAGCGAGTCGAGATCGACGGCGGCTGGCGCCTTGCCCTCCTTTTCCAGGCGCTGTTGCTCCTTCTGCGCCTCGTCGCCGTAGCTAACGATGTTCGGGAAGATGATGATCAGCGCGACCATGATGATCTGGATGCAGACGAAGGGAATGGCACCCCAGTAAATGTCGGTTGTCTTGATCGAGCTTGGGGCCACCGAGCGCAGGTAGAACAGCGCGAAGCCGAAAGGCGGATGCATGAACGAAGTCTGCATATTGACCGCGAGCAGCACGCCGAACCAGACCAGATCGATGCCCAGCTTGTCGGCTACAGGGGCGAGCAGCGGCACGATGATGAAAGACAGTTCGAAGAAGTCGAGGAAGAAAGCGAGCAGGAAGACCAGCAGGTTGACCACGATCAGGAAGCCGACCTGGCCGCCCGGCAGGCCGAGCAGCAAGTGCTCAACCCACAGGTCGCCATTGACTGCCCGGAAGATCAGGCCGAAAACCGTCGAGCCGACCAGGATGAAAACAACGAACGACGACAGCTTGCCGGTCGTTTCCATGGCCTGCTTGAGCAGTTTGAAGCTCAGGCGCTTGCGGCCGATGGCCAGCGCCAGCGCACCGGCTGCGCCCATGGCGCCGCCTTCAGTCGGCGTCGCGATGCCGAGGAAGATGGTGCCGAGAACGAGGAAAATCAGCAACAGCGGCGGCACCATCGTTGTGACGACCCGCAACATCAGCTTGAAACCGCGCAGGGTGCGGGCTTCCGGCGGCAGGGCCGGGGCGGCGTTGGGCTTGATGAAGGTGATCAGCACGACATAGCCGACATACAGGCTAGTCAGGATAAGTCCGGGGATCATCGCGCCTTCGTACATGTCGCCAACCGATTTGCCCAACTGGTCGGCCATGATGATCAGCACCAGCGATGGTGGGATGATCTGGGCCAGCGTGCCGGAGGCGGCGATGACGCCGCAGGCCAGCTTCTTGTCGTAGCCGTAGCGGAGCATGATGGGCAGGGAAATGAGGCCCATCGAGATGACCGAGGCAGCAACGACGCCGGTCGTCGCGGCGAGCAGCGCACCGACGAAGATGACGGCAAAGGCCAGGCCGCCACGAATCGGGCCGAACAACTGGCCGATGGTGTCGAGCAGGTCTTCGGCCATGCCTGATCGTTCGAGGATCAGGCCCATGAAGGTGAAGAATGGAATGGCCAGCAAGGTGTCGTTGGCCATGATGCCGAAGATGCGCTCCGGCAGCGCCTGGAAGAGTGCCGGGTGGAGCAGGCCGAGTTCAATGCCGATCAGGCCGAAGAGGATACCGTTGGCAGCCAGCGCGAAGGCGACCGGATAGCCGAAGAGGAGGAATACAACGAGGGCGCCAAACATCAGCGGCGCCATGTTGGCAATCATGAACTCCGCCATTATTTGGCCTCCAGTGCTTTGGCTGCAGCAATGGCGGCGGCCAGTTCTTCTTCAGGCGTTGGGCCCTTTTCCTTGTTGTTCGGGTCGTCAATTCGTCCGGCCAAAAAGGCGATGCGCTTGATCAGTTCGGAAATGCCCTGCAGGGCGAGCAGCGTAAAGCCGATGGGCAGCAGGATCTTGACGGGCCAGCGAATCAGGCCGCCGGCGTTGGCCGACATTTCCTGAATCTTGTATGACTCGGCAACCAGCGGCAGGGAGAGCCAGAGCACGGCGACCACCATGGGCAGCAAAAAGAAGATGGTGCCGATGATGTCGATAACGGCCAGACCGCGCGGCGACAGCTTGCCGGACAGGACGTCGATGCGGACGTGCTCGTTCTTTTGCAACGTGTAAGGCGAGCAGAGCAGGAAGACAGCGGCAAACAGGTACCACTGGATTTCCAGCAGGCCATTGGAGCTGTCGTTGAAAACAAAGCGGTAGCTGGCATTGCCGGCGCTAATCAAAGCCATGATCAGCACCAGCCAGAACGCGCCTTTGCCGACGCGCTCATTGAGCCAGTCGATCAGCTGCGAGAGCTTGAGCAGAAGGGTCACGAAAAGTTCTCCTCGGTTGATAGAATTCCCGACTTCTGACGTGGCCGGGGTTAATTGAAAATCTGAGTGGGCCAAATTTACAGCGAAGGCGAGAGGCAGAGAATGGTGGAAATCCCTACAACCCGGACAACGCAAATCTGTCTGGTGCGCCATGGCGAGACCGAATGGAACGCTGAACGGCGCATCCAGGGGCAGATCGATATCGGCCTCAACGAAACCGGTGTGCGCCAGGCGATGGCGGCCGGGCGCTGGCTCAAGTCGGCCGGCATTGTCGCGCTCTACAGCAGCGATCTCAAGCGGGCATGGACCACGGCGCAATCGATTGGCGCCGAACTCGGGCTGGTGCCGACGCCGGTGCCCGAGATGCGCGAGCGGCGCTACGGTGTGTTTGAAGGGCTAACCTACGACGAGGCGAAAGCCAATCACCCGGAAGGCTATGCCGCCTTTGAAGGGCGCAACGCCGACTACGATTTCGAGAAGGGCGAAAGCCTGCATGTCATGTTCGCGCGCGTGACCGGCAAGCTCAAGGAGCTGGCGGCGCGGCACCCGGGGGAGACCATCGCCATCGTCCTGCACGGCGGGGTGCTCGACATCATCAACCGTTTTGTCCGCGGCAATTCGCTCGAAACGCCGCGTGACTTCCTGATTCCCAACGCCGGCATCAACTGGATTGCTGCGGTGGACGGCCAGTGGAGCCTGCAAACCTGGGGTGAAACCGACCATCTGGAGCCGGGCGCCCTTGACGAGCTTCCGGCGTGATAAAATTCGACCCCTTTTCAATGGCTTGAGGCATTTGACATGTTTTCCGCGAAAGACACCCTGGCAAAAGTTGATCCTGAACTCTGGAAGGCCATTCAGGCCGAAGTGCAGCGTCAGGAAGACCACATCGAACTGATCGCGTCCGAAAACTACGTGAGCAAGGCCGTCATGGAAGCCCAGGGCTCCCAGCTCACCAACAAGTACGCCGAAGGTTACCCGGGCAAGCGTTACTACGGTGGCTGCGAATACGTCGACGTCGTCGAGCAGATCGCCATCGACCGCCTGAAGAAGCTGTTCGGCGCCGATGCCGCCAACGTCCAGCCGAATTCCGGTTCGCAGGCCAACCAGGCCGTGCTCATGGCCTTTGCCAAGCCGGGCGACACGATCATGGGCATGAGCCTGGCCGAAGGCGGTCACCTGACCCACGGCATGGCGCTCAACATGTCCGGCAAGTGGTTCAACGTCGTTTCCTACGGTCTCGATGCCAACGAAGCCATCGATTACGACAAGATGGAAGCGCTGGCCCGCGAGCACAAGCCGAAGATCATCGTCGCCGGCGCCTCGGCCTACGCCCTGCGCATCGACTGGGAACGCTTCGCCAAGATCGCCAAGGAAGTCGGCGCCATTTTCTGGGTCGACATGGCTCACTACGCCGGCCTGATCGCCGCCGGTTTCTACCCGAATCCGGTGCCCTTCGCCGATGTCGTGACCTCGACCACGCACAAGACCCTGCGCGGCCCGCGCGGTGGCGTCATCCTCATGAAGGCCGAGCACGAAAAGGCCCTCAATTCCGCCATCTTCCCCGGCCTGCAAGGCGGTCCGCTCGAGCACGTCATCGCAGCCAAGGCTGTTGCTTTCAAGGAAGCCGCGACGCCCGAGTTCAAGAACTACCAGGAACAGGTCATCAACAACGCCCGCGTCATGGCCCGTGTACTCGGCGAGGAGCGCGGTCTGCGCATCGTTTCCGGTCGCACCGAAAGCCACGTCTTCCTGCTCGACCTGCGGGCCAAGAACATCACCGGCAAGGAAGCCGAAGCAGCCCTCGGCCGTGCTCACATCACGGTCAACAAGAACGGCATCCCGAACGACCCGCAGAAGCCGTTCGTTACTTCCGGCATCCGCATCGGTTCGCCAGCCATGACGACGCGTGGTTTCACCGAAATCGAAGCTGAAACCATCGCCCATCTGGTGGCTGACGTGCTCGAGGCGCCGAACGACGAAGCTGTTGCCGCTACCGTGCGTGCCAAGGTCGCTGCCTTGTGCGCCAAGTTCCCGGTCTACGGTGCGTGAAAATTCCAGCGTTTGCCCGCACGGCGTTGCCTTGTTCGGGCGGCGCGCTGAAATTTTCGGGAGTTTGAAGTGAAATGCCCCTTCTGCGGCAACGACGACACGGCGGTTGTTGATACCCGCCTCTCCGATGAGGCGGACGTCGTGCGTCGCCGCAGAAAGTGCAATGCCTGTGACAAGCGTTTCACCACCTACGAGCGGGCGGAAATCCAGCTGCCGCAGGTGGTCAAGAAAAATGGCCTGCGCACCGAGTTCAGCCGGGCCAAGCTGCGCGCCAGTCTGGAACTGGCGCTGCGCAAGCGGCCGGTGTCGATTGAATCGGTTGATGCGGCGGTGGCCGATATCGAGGAAAGATTGCGTTCGGCAGGTGAGCGCGAGGTGACGACGCAGCAGTTGGGCGAACTGGTCATGCGCGAGCTCAAGAAGCTCGACAAAGTGGCCTACATCCGCTTCGCCTCGGTCTATCGCAACTTTGAAGACGTGGATGCCTTCTCCAAGGCGATCCGCGAAGTTTCGCCAACCTCCAAGAAAAAATGAGCTTTTCAGCCGTCGACCACGGCATGATGGCGCGCGCCCTGCAGCTGGCTGAGCGCGGCCTGTGGACGACATCGCCCAATCCGCGGGTTGGTTGCGTCGTGGTCCGCGACGGTGAAATCGTTGGCGAAGGCTGGCACGAGAAGGCCGGCGAGCCGCATGCCGAAGTCCATGCTCTGCGCGCTGCTGGTAAGAAGGCTAGGGGTGCCACGGCCTACGTAACGTTGGAACCATGCAGCCATCACGGCCGGACGCCGCCTTGCGCCGAGGCACTGATTGCCGCCGGCGTTTCGCGTGTCGTGGCGGCGATGACCGATCCGAATCCGCTGGTTTCTGGCAAGGGCCTTGCCCTGTTGCGGGCGGCGGGGATCGAGACGGCGAGTGGTTTGCTGGAAAGCGAAGCGCGGGAACTCAACATCGGTTTTGTCTCGCGCATGACGCGTGGCCGGCCGTGGTTGCGCCTCAAGGCTGCGGCCAGTCTGGATGGAAAGACTGCTCTCAACAACGGCATCAGCCAGTGGATCACCGGCTCCGCTGCGCGCCGCGATGGTCACGCCTGGCGGGCCCGTGCCTGCGCCATCCTGACCGGTATCGGCACTGTGCGCGACGACGATCCAAGTCTGACCGTGCGTGACGTGGCTACCACGCGCCAGCCTTTGCGCGTGGTAGTCGATAGCAAGTTTGAAATAGCGCTGACGGCGCGTATTCTGCAAGGCGAGCCGGTGCTGATCGTCGGCGCCGTAGAGAATGCCGAAAAAATGGCATTGCTACGGTCAACCGGAAATTTCGTCGAAATTTTAAATAACGGCGCCGGCAAGGTTGACCTCAAAGCCTTGCTCGAATTGCTGGCGCAGCGCGGCATCAACGAAGTACACGCCGAAGCCGGCTTCAAGCTCAATGGTTCGCTGCTGCGCGAAGGTCTGGTCGATGAGCTGTTGCTCTATCTGGCGCCCTGCCTGATTGGCCACGAAGCGAGCGGCCTGTTCAACCTGCCCGAGCTGACTAGGCTAGACGGCAAGCAGCGCTTGAGGATTCGGGACCTGCGCCAGCTTGGCGAAGATATTCGCCTGATCGCACGTTTCCCTTAGGTCCGCACACGGCGCAATCGTCGTCCTTTTTAAAACGGACGGTACGCCATTCCATCGTTAGCGCATCAAGCAGCAGCAGGCGTCCGGTCAGCGTTTCGCCAATACCGGCCGCCAGCTTGAGCGCCTCGGCCGCCTGCATGGTGCCGATGATGCCGGTCAGCGGCGCGAAAACACCCATCACGGCACAGCGCACTTCCTCGATATCCTCACCTTCGGGAAACAGGCAGTGATAGCACGGCGAATCGTCGTGGCGCAGGTCGTAGACGCTGATCTGGCCATCGAAACGGACGGCGGCACCGGAAACCAGTGGCTTTTGGTGATGGACGCAGGCGCGATTGATGGCGTGCCGGGTGGCGAAATTGTCGGTGCAGTCGAGCACGAGATCAGCGCTGGCAACCAGCGCATCGAGCGCTTCACCCGATAGGCGCTGCTGCAGCGGGATGATCTCAATGTCAGGATTGATGGCGCTCAGCGCCTGGCTGCCGGATTCGGCCTTGGCCATGCCGACGCGCGCCTGCGTATGCAGAATTTGCCGCTGCAGGTTGGTGAAATCGACTGTGTCGTCATCAACCAGCGTGA
It encodes:
- a CDS encoding ferredoxin--NADP reductase, coding for MSNLATETVTSVHHWNDSLFTFRTTRAPGLRFTNGQFVMIGLEVDGRPLTRAYSIASANHEEYLEFFSIKVQDGPLTSRLQHLKPGDPLLVSKKPTGTLVLRDLKPGKRLFMFATGTGLAPFMSLIHDPETYERFDKVILIHGVRWTNELAYHDYIEQDLKEHEYFADWVKEKLIYYPTVTREPFRNEGRLTDLIESGKFFTDIGQPPLDPATDRAMICGSPAMLEDTSAMLDARGFVVGNHHTGKLGDYVIERAFVEK
- a CDS encoding LysR substrate-binding domain-containing protein — encoded protein: MKITLRQIEVFAAIARLENVSRAAAQLNMSQSAASTALLELERHFDCPLFDRVGKSLRLNGSGRGLLPQAEDMLARASEVEGYLAGGRLAPVAVGATLTIGNYLATLVVVEYLQKNPGSRVDLSVCNTQQVIERLRRFELDLGLIEGEASDSDLIFEPWLDDELVVFCAPSHPLAAAGLARSTVLAAQKWIVREPGSGTRALFDRAVRAIGVDPDVCLQLEHTEAIKRAVESGLGVGCLSRLSLREALRRGSLVEIKTPELALRRRFQFVRQRQRHVSTATRMFIEECRRLSGEASDTNELTLPFIP
- a CDS encoding TRAP transporter large permease, which gives rise to MAEFMIANMAPLMFGALVVFLLFGYPVAFALAANGILFGLIGIELGLLHPALFQALPERIFGIMANDTLLAIPFFTFMGLILERSGMAEDLLDTIGQLFGPIRGGLAFAVIFVGALLAATTGVVAASVISMGLISLPIMLRYGYDKKLACGVIAASGTLAQIIPPSLVLIIMADQLGKSVGDMYEGAMIPGLILTSLYVGYVVLITFIKPNAAPALPPEARTLRGFKLMLRVVTTMVPPLLLIFLVLGTIFLGIATPTEGGAMGAAGALALAIGRKRLSFKLLKQAMETTGKLSSFVVFILVGSTVFGLIFRAVNGDLWVEHLLLGLPGGQVGFLIVVNLLVFLLAFFLDFFELSFIIVPLLAPVADKLGIDLVWFGVLLAVNMQTSFMHPPFGFALFYLRSVAPSSIKTTDIYWGAIPFVCIQIIMVALIIIFPNIVSYGDEAQKEQQRLEKEGKAPAAVDLDSLMKQSDEEPDEKKEGNEDADAAALLKGLQSDSK
- a CDS encoding TRAP transporter small permease subunit, whose translation is MTLLLKLSQLIDWLNERVGKGAFWLVLIMALISAGNASYRFVFNDSSNGLLEIQWYLFAAVFLLCSPYTLQKNEHVRIDVLSGKLSPRGLAVIDIIGTIFFLLPMVVAVLWLSLPLVAESYKIQEMSANAGGLIRWPVKILLPIGFTLLALQGISELIKRIAFLAGRIDDPNNKEKGPTPEEELAAAIAAAKALEAK
- a CDS encoding histidine phosphatase family protein — translated: MVEIPTTRTTQICLVRHGETEWNAERRIQGQIDIGLNETGVRQAMAAGRWLKSAGIVALYSSDLKRAWTTAQSIGAELGLVPTPVPEMRERRYGVFEGLTYDEAKANHPEGYAAFEGRNADYDFEKGESLHVMFARVTGKLKELAARHPGETIAIVLHGGVLDIINRFVRGNSLETPRDFLIPNAGINWIAAVDGQWSLQTWGETDHLEPGALDELPA
- the glyA gene encoding serine hydroxymethyltransferase, translated to MFSAKDTLAKVDPELWKAIQAEVQRQEDHIELIASENYVSKAVMEAQGSQLTNKYAEGYPGKRYYGGCEYVDVVEQIAIDRLKKLFGADAANVQPNSGSQANQAVLMAFAKPGDTIMGMSLAEGGHLTHGMALNMSGKWFNVVSYGLDANEAIDYDKMEALAREHKPKIIVAGASAYALRIDWERFAKIAKEVGAIFWVDMAHYAGLIAAGFYPNPVPFADVVTSTTHKTLRGPRGGVILMKAEHEKALNSAIFPGLQGGPLEHVIAAKAVAFKEAATPEFKNYQEQVINNARVMARVLGEERGLRIVSGRTESHVFLLDLRAKNITGKEAEAALGRAHITVNKNGIPNDPQKPFVTSGIRIGSPAMTTRGFTEIEAETIAHLVADVLEAPNDEAVAATVRAKVAALCAKFPVYGA
- the nrdR gene encoding transcriptional regulator NrdR produces the protein MKCPFCGNDDTAVVDTRLSDEADVVRRRRKCNACDKRFTTYERAEIQLPQVVKKNGLRTEFSRAKLRASLELALRKRPVSIESVDAAVADIEERLRSAGEREVTTQQLGELVMRELKKLDKVAYIRFASVYRNFEDVDAFSKAIREVSPTSKKK
- the ribD gene encoding bifunctional diaminohydroxyphosphoribosylaminopyrimidine deaminase/5-amino-6-(5-phosphoribosylamino)uracil reductase RibD — translated: MSFSAVDHGMMARALQLAERGLWTTSPNPRVGCVVVRDGEIVGEGWHEKAGEPHAEVHALRAAGKKARGATAYVTLEPCSHHGRTPPCAEALIAAGVSRVVAAMTDPNPLVSGKGLALLRAAGIETASGLLESEARELNIGFVSRMTRGRPWLRLKAAASLDGKTALNNGISQWITGSAARRDGHAWRARACAILTGIGTVRDDDPSLTVRDVATTRQPLRVVVDSKFEIALTARILQGEPVLIVGAVENAEKMALLRSTGNFVEILNNGAGKVDLKALLELLAQRGINEVHAEAGFKLNGSLLREGLVDELLLYLAPCLIGHEASGLFNLPELTRLDGKQRLRIRDLRQLGEDIRLIARFP
- a CDS encoding HesA/MoeB/ThiF family protein, which gives rise to MTDEQLLRYSRHILLDALGIEGQTRILGTHALIIGAGGLGSPAALYLASAGIGRITLVDDDTVDFTNLQRQILHTQARVGMAKAESGSQALSAINPDIEIIPLQQRLSGEALDALVASADLVLDCTDNFATRHAINRACVHHQKPLVSGAAVRFDGQISVYDLRHDDSPCYHCLFPEGEDIEEVRCAVMGVFAPLTGIIGTMQAAEALKLAAGIGETLTGRLLLLDALTMEWRTVRFKKDDDCAVCGPKGNVRSGEYLRQAGAGPESSSAACRLA